In Candidatus Contubernalis alkalaceticus, the genomic window GAGGATCCCACACCATCAGATCCATCTGAACCAACAGGCCCTCCTGCGGATGATGCGGTAGCGTTACGAGTTAATTATGAGACTACAGTAACTAATGTTTGCTCCTTTTGCGGCGTAGGCTGCGGAGTTTTATGTTTTGTAGAAGATGGAAAGATTGTGGGAACCGAAGGGGATCCCGACCATCCTATCAGTGAAGGTACTCTCTGCAGTAAAGGTTCTGCTCTTTTTAATAAGTATTATGATTATGATGAGAAGGGCAATGCCGTTGTTAGTCCTCAAAGAATGCAAAAAGTTCTCTACCGGGCGCCAAAGGCCACGGATTGGGAAGAAAAGGATTGGGACTGGGCTATTTCAGAAATTGCTCAGAGATTTAAGAAGACCAGAGATGATTATTTCAAAGAGAAGAATTCAGGCGGTCAAACAGTAAATCGCTGTGATGAAATAGCCTGGATTGGCAGCGCCATGTGCAATAACGAAGAAAACTACCTTTACAGGAAGTTTGTTGCTGCCACCGGCATCGTCAACAATGACCATTGCGCCCGTCTCTGACACTCCTCTACCGTCCAAGGTTTGGGCAATTCATTTGGCAGAGGAGTTATGACGAATCACTGGATTGATTACCAGCACTCTGATGTTACAATTAACATCGGTGGAAACACTGCAGAAAACCATCCGGTTTCTATGAAGTGGATACAAAGGTCACTGGACAATGGTGGCAAGCTGATTGTGGTAGACCCCCGCTTTACCAGGACTGCTGCTTTGGCTGATGTATATGCACCCATCCGTCCGGGAACTAACGTAGCGTTTTTATCAGGATTGATTAACTACGCTATTGTGAATAACATGTATCATGAAGAATACGTGAAAATGTACACCAATGCCTCCAGCCTGATTGATCCTTCATTTGGTTATAATGACGGATTATTTACCGGCTCTTCAGCCGCAGCGAATCTGGGAGCAGGGCAGGTAGCTTATACAAACAAGGATTCCTGGGCCTACCAGAGGGATGCCGATGGCAATATCCTAAAGGATGACACCCTGGAAGACGAGAACTGTGTATGGCAGCTCTTTAAAGAGCACTATTCCCGTTATGATGTGAAGACAGTCAGTGAAATCACCGGCTGCCCTGAAGATAAGTTTGAGGAAGTAGCCGAGCTGTTCTGCAGCACCGGGCAGCCCGGTAAAGCTGGAAACCTTTCATATGCCATGGGCATGACTCAGTTCACCCACGGTTCTCAGAACGTTCGTAGCTGCGCTATTCTTCAGCTGTTACTGGGTAATATAGGTATTGCTGGTGGCGGCGTAAACGCTCAGCGGGGCCAGGTTAACGTACAGGGTGCCTGTGACATGGGCCAGCTGTTCCACGTTCTTACCGGATATATGCCGGTACCTAGAGCTGGACAGGATTTAGAAGCCTATAATGGTACCACACCCGGTGGTGGTTTCTGGATTCATCGGCCTAAGTTTTTAGCCGGTATGCTGAAGGCTTTCTGGGGGCGATAATGCTACAGAAGATAACGATTTCTGCTTCGACTACATGCCCAAGCTGGAGCCAGGTAAGGACCATTCATCCGTTGCTTATTACACGTATATGGGTAAAGGGGAAATCAAAGGACTGCTTTGTTTCGCTGATAACCCTGTGGTCAGTGGAGCTTCTACTGCTAAGAAGCGTAAAGCTCAGGCAAACTTGGATTGGCTGGTGGCTGTAGATATGTTTGAAAACGAAACCTGCGCTTTCTGGAAGGCTCCTGATATGAATGCCGCAGATATTGATACCGAAGTGTTCCTGCTGCCCGCCGCTGGTCACTTTGAAAAAGAAGGTACCGCTACCAATTCCGGGCGCTGGATTCAGTGGCGCAACAAAGCTCAGGATGCTGCTGGCGACGCTAAGCCCGACCTGTGGATTGTAGACAAACTTTTCAAAGCAGTAAGAGACCTGTATGATGCAGAAGGCGGAGCTTTCCCCGAGCCAATCCTGGAAATGAATTGGGATTATGGCGATGAGCCTGATGTTGAAAAGGTTGCTCAAGAAATTAACGGTTACTATGTAGCTGATGGAAAACTGATGACCGGATTTGCCGATTTCATCAACAGTGAACCCGGTGACGTAGCTTGCGGCAGCTGGATTTATCCTGGATTCTATGCTGATGAGTCTAGTCCTGCTTGTAAGAGCCGTGTTAAGGAAACTGAAGGCATCGGTGCCAACCTGCAATACAGCTGGGCCTGGCCGATGAACAGAAGAATCGTTTACAATCGCGCATCCTGTGATGCCGATGGCAAGCCCTGGAACCCAGATCTGCCCGTAATGGAGTGGGATGGTTCCGAGTGGAAGATGAACGACGTGCCTGACTTTAATGCTGCTGTTCCTCCCGAGGACACTGCCAGCAAAGGCTTCATTATGACTCCGGAACTGCAGGCAAGACTTTTTGCTCCTGGCATGGTTGACGGTCCTTTCCCCGAGCATTACGAGCCCTGGGAGAGCGTAACCAGCAACAAGATGTCCAGTAAAGAGTTCAACCCCTGCTGTAAGGTTTGGTATCCTGAAGACCGGGGAAGCTCTTCGGAGTATCCTTACATCTGCACCACTTACCGCCTGGTGGAACATTACCAGACAGCTATCATGACCCGGAACATTCCCTGGCTTGTAGAGGCTATGCCGGAAATGTTCTGTGAAATCAGCCCGTCATTGGCTGATAAAATCGGCGTGGAAAATGGCGATATGGTTGAAATAGAAACCAAGAGAGGGAAAATTCAGTGTAAAGCTGCAGTTACTGTGAGAATTAAGCCCTTGATGATTAACGGTGAGGAGAAGGAAATTGTAGGAATGCCTTTCCACTGGGGCTTTATGGGCCTTTCCAGCGGAGCTTCTGCCAATGACCTGTCCCCAACCATAGGTTGTGCCAACACCACCATACCGGAATTTAAATCGTTTATCTGCGATATAAGGAGGGCTGGATAAATGGCAAAAGTTAAACTGATTGACGTTACCAAATGTATTGCCTGTAAAGGATGCCAGACAGCCTGTAAAAACTGGAACCAGCTTCCGGCTCAAGAAACTACCTTTGTAGGTTCTTATGAGAACCCTGGAGATTTGGATGCCAATACATGGTGCCGTGTGAAGTTCAACGAGTACGATGAAGGCGATATCAAGTGGTATTTCGCCAAGTTCCAGTGCATGCACTGTTCTGACCCTGCCTGCGCAACTATCTGTCCCGTCAGTGCCATCTCCAAGACCAGCAGTGGTTCTGTGAAGGTAGACCAGGAAACCTGCATCGGCTGTGGTGCTTGTGTTGGGGCCTGCCCCTTTGACGTGCCCAGAGTAGGCAATGGCAAAATGTTTAAGTGCACCCAGTGTTTTGACCGCACCGGCAACAATTTAGCGCCGGCCTGCGCTACCACCTGCCCCACCGGAGCCGTCAGCTTTGGTGATAAGGATGCAAAAATAAGT contains:
- a CDS encoding 4Fe-4S dicluster domain-containing protein, with the translated sequence MAKVKLIDVTKCIACKGCQTACKNWNQLPAQETTFVGSYENPGDLDANTWCRVKFNEYDEGDIKWYFAKFQCMHCSDPACATICPVSAISKTSSGSVKVDQETCIGCGACVGACPFDVPRVGNGKMFKCTQCFDRTGNNLAPACATTCPTGAVSFGDKDAKISEANDRVAAVSGRHPNAQVYGVDELGGLGTIYVLPDAPDKCGLPADPQVSLSTYFWNVALAPVKTLAAVGLTVGFMHKFVEKKAAEMKEDNVE